GGGTACTAGTCTCTCTTTAACTTCTCATGACTAGttttgttttcaattttttgCTATGTAGGGAGTGTTTCTTTCCTCTGATCACCAACTGATACCCGAGTTTTGGAATGTGTTAGGCTACACCAAGACTTAGTGAAGATAAGGTAAGGCAGTGTGTTGATGCAAGACTTCAAGGAGATTACCCACCCAAGGCAGTTGCAAAGGTTTGAGCTTacttctttaaaatattttttttgatcattgaaaggaaaaaattctcttcttttagtttattttaaattatcacaTCTTGAAAACTAGTGCGACCTTTATTTACTAAAAGATGTTAAAGGTTACAAGCAAGCCATATGTTTGCCATGTGATTTATGTGGCCTTACTGAGTTCAAGATGGCTTTTAAGTTTTAAACGTTTCTTCATCTTCACTACAGATGGCTGCTGTCGCTGCCTTGTGTGTGCAATATGAAGCAGACTTCCGCCCAAACATGAGCATTGTAGTTAAAGCTCTACAGCCCCTCTTAAATGCCCGGCCAGGACCTGCTGGTGAAACACCAAGCACATGATTTTCTCTCTCTAACTTCCtcctctcctctctctctctctcttccccgACATGTGTGCATGCTCAAGTGCGCATCCGTGCAAGTACCAGAGGCATAAATTAGAGCTGTTATAGAAATTGATAGTTTGCTATGTATTTCATTTGTTCATAACGCTTGAGGCTGTTGTCAGAATCATATTCCTGCTGCTGCTTTTTTTTccccttatttttttattttcatttttgaaAAATCCTTGTTCATCTTTAGTAGATGAATAGCTTTGGGTCATTTATCTCTTATAAATGTGAATGATCGATGATTTCCTCAACCACCCTCTTAAGGTTATGAAGTGATTGAATTCAATGTTTTACTAGTTGTTTGATAAACTATTAAACTTGGAAATTGGCAGCAAGGGTAGACATACAAGATTAGAAATTTCTTTTCTGTCCGATGATTTCATCAGCTATAGTGTATTTTTGTGTCATGAGCCCCTTACTTGTGTGTGTGTATATGCATATGATGCATTAAAATTTTCGTTGTGCATCTAAAAGACATAACTTTCCATCatctattttatattattctttattttataaattaaaattttaacatgtAATCCATCACTTAAAGTTCAgtcaatatttattaaatttgcgATATATAGATAAGATAATTGTtaagtaaataatatttaaattatttcaaaaaagtATAGGATGCTTTTGAttgtttttataaatttcaaaatattttaggCACTGCCGCAAATTTCATTCAATGACATGAGGGATGGATCATATAAGGTTGTTTTGGTCTcaatttctaaaataaaaaataaaacaaaaacaaatgaaaaaaaactcgcaatttttatttgaaaactaTTTTTGTTTGATAAtgtataacaaataaataatttgatcaaaatttttaattatgttacggtgatagttattttttttcttaaaagagTACAATAAATTCTCTTTAATTGTAATTTgtaattagtaaaaaaatattttcttaaatagtCTTGTTAAATTCCCTTCAGTGTTGCCACGGTTATAATTAGTAAAATcgactttaaataattttattactgAATTAATAATTACTGTTGAATAGTTGTTCATAAAACAGATGTTTGAACTTCCAAGTCCCAGTAaccttttttattttgaaattagtcCGAAGTGTATATACATTGTGCCACAATTAGAATTAGTAAAAAGTCATTTCTTGaagttatttataaaaaaaacttcgaaataaatatagtaaataaatttaccataaaaaaatacatgaatCATAGTCAAGTAATTGACAAAAATCAGCAGAAGAGTCCTCCAAAATTTAAGTCCTAAAACAAATTATCAGAGAGGTCTAGGGTTAGTCAATACATACACATGTTCCTTTCAAACCAACAACGTAACTGTTGACTGTTGTTCTGGAAACAATTTTATTCCATAAATACTCTTTCCAATTTCTGCCATTGCCGGCAGATAGAGCAAAGGGTAAAAACGTAATATCATCTCAGCACAGAGTCTTTATAACTTGAAATGCAAAAACTGCCTCTCGCCGACCCTATCTACTGGCAGAGGAAAAGAATCCTATAACCCGGAAAATACTCACATTTACGCCCACAGATGCATTCTTGAGCTATCGGGCGCCATGTTTGGAGATGTAACGGGAGGCGTAAACTTTGGTGTCACATCTACTGGCGCCGCGCCTCCGGGGACGTCTGCAAAGGCGGCCCAGGCACAGGTGCGGAGAGGCGGAGGGGATGGAGCGGAGGCGCAGTACGTGTCGGCCAAGACGTCTGTGTGGTGGGACATAGAAAACTGCCAGGTGCCTAAGGGCTGCGATCCCCACGCTATTGCCCAGAATATAAGCTCTGCTCTTGTCAACATGAATTACTGTGGGCCTGTCTCCATCTCCGCCTACGGCGACACTAATCGAATTCCGCAGTCTGTTCAACACGCTCTCTCCAGCACCGGCATCGCCCTCAACCACGTCCCTGCCGGTatttatgtgtatatatatgtgtgtatatattTGATCATCCTtttttcctcctcttcttcttcctcttctttatttttgtttcatttcCATAGGTTAAACAaatttctagggttttgaattTCTTTCACTTGTATCTAACGGTTACGTATGCTTGATTCATTTTCTTGATAAGACCTTTGTCCGCATTAGTTAAACCTATTTCTTGTTGATTGAATGTGGTCTGCTTCTTATTCCAAAGCCTTTGTAATTCTTCAATTATAAATCACGGGGCTTAAGACATTTACATATGCTTGATTCCTTTTCTTGATATTACCTTTGTCCGCTTTGGTTAAACCTATTTCTTTTGATTGAATGTGGTCTGCTTCTGGTTACGAAGCTTTTGTAATTCTTCACTTATAAATCACGgggcttaaaacatgcaaggcgTGCCTATATAAAGTTCTTTGCAACTATACTTTGTCGGTCCTTTAATAAGTTTTATGTCACAGTCAATTGCGAATCCTTGTGTAAATTACAGCGTTGCCGTCTTTATTGTATTTTGTTAACGTTCACGAGTGTTGGCTTCTCTATATCAAATTTCTAGGTCGTGCACATTCCTTGCCCTGTGTGAAAGACTCTGTAGTGTACATTGTTTATGGTCTTGGTTTTGTGGTTTACATTTTTACCTGTGATAAACAGGTGTGAAAGATGCGAGTGACAAGAAAATTCTAGTTGATATGCTTTTCTGGGCAGTAGACAACCCTGCCCCTGCAAATTACTTGCTTATTTCTGGTGATCGGGATTTTTCTAATTGTCTACATCAACTACGCATGAGGAGATATAATATACTTTTGGCACAGCCGCAACAAGCATCTGCACCTCTTACTGCTGCAGCAAAAACTGTGTGGCTATGGACGAGCCTTGCAGCTGGAGGACCCCCAGTTACTAGTGGGGAATCATCACAACTAGCTAATGTAAGCAGTAAATGCGTTGCTATAACGTCTCAAAGCAGATATCCGGAACCCATTCAACTTAGCTCTGAAAGCCTTTCTTTGGGAACTCCAAATTCAAATGCTAATATAAGGGTTGGGGACACTATTTCTAAAGGGAAATATTTTCATAATGCCTTGAATCAGCCTGCCATATCAAGAACCTTGAGTTCTGGTGTAATTCAAGAAACTAAGAGCAACAGTTATACTTATCAGCCAGAGTTCACGCAAACAAAGCAGTTTAAGAAAGCTCCACATGAATTCTTCAGAGGCGGTGGGTCTGTTGTCACTGCAACTATGTCTGCACCCAATTTCTTTCCTGGTAATTCTGATCCTGCAGGAAATAATGGCAGTAGTACCATTTCTGGTGGTCAGAATCCCTATTCTCAATTTGTGAGGCCAAATAATTCTATGCAAATACATGCTTCTCCACATGGTAATTTTTCCATGAATCCCAAACCTGATGGTATTAGACCTGTGGCATCATTTACAAATACGCCTGATATTGGTAAACTAGGTATATCTGAACGTCAAGTTGCTCCTAATTTCCATCTTCAAGCTGTAGAAGAGTTAAAAAAGGGCTCGCTTGAGTCTCATAATTTTGGTACCCTAAATGCACCCAATAAAGGCCATCCAACGCACAACAATCAAATGAACAAATGGCATCCTCGAGGTCCAGGATTTCCACTTCTTCCATCCTCTCCTGTGGTCGGCAACACTACCTTCAGTACTGATATCTGGGGAGCTCAAGGAAGGCCATCACCTTCAGATTATGTGCAAGGTCTTATTGGTATTATCTTACTGGCTTTAGACACCCTGAAAGCAGAAAAAGTTATGCCTACTGAAGCAAACATAACAGATTGCATTCGATTTGGAGAACTGAAGCACCAGAATACTGATGTACGAAAAGCATTGGATAGTGCAATTGAGCAAAATATGGTAGTTGAACAAAGGTTAGGCACGTTACAGCTGTATGTTGGTAAAAATGAAAGACTCTGGAAGTGTGTGAACACTACAGGTGGTAATCCCAACCAGTACCCAAAGGGAACATGGGATAAAATACAGAAGTTCCTGACCTCCTCTGCAGGGCGATCAGCCATATTGGCTTCTCATTGCAGGTAAACTCGTTTATTTATGTCTGCTACTTTGCCTATCTTGAAATTGTATGTGACCAAATTCCATATTTTTCTACGATTCTCATTAATTGTACAGATATGAAGCAGCGTTGATACTGAAAAAGGCATGCTTAGAAGAGTATGCTTTGGGTGATGTACTCCAGATCTTGAATATGTTAAGTTCCCCCAAAAAATGGATTATGCATCATCCATCAGGATGGCAACCAATTGCCATTACCCTTAAAGATTAAAACAGAGAGATACTAGTGTAGTAGGTTGATCTGTCAAGATCAACATTTAGTTTTGGAGAAGTGGTCCTACTAATTGGCGGTCACAAATTCTAAGTAcacaatatattttatttgagtGTCGGTTGCAGTTGAGCTAAGTTCTGGAGATGTGGAGGCCAGTTGAAAGAACTGCTTTGGTTgacatacaaaaaaaaataataataataaaaagaaaaagaaaaattgcagGTGGGAACTCTTAGATGATGATGAGCTCTAGTGGGTATATAAAGGGAGAAGGTTAGCTTATGGTATGGTGCATGCTATGGACAGAGAGAATTCTCAGAGGTTGCAGAATCGCCATTATGAGTTTGcttctgtgccaggggcgaatGTTAAAGGGGTGGTTTTTATACCTGAATTTTCATGGCTTTTGTTTATTACAGGCCATCTACTAGATAAGATGGTCCTCGGTGAATATCACAAAAAGGTTGGGCGACGGCCATTACTTCTAAAGTACAATGGATTCCGGACTGGCACTGATGAGGGAGCAAGTGTTTGGATTTCTGTAAATCAATAATGAATCTGCAACAAGTCGCAAGTTTGGTGTAGGTTTTAGTACTTTCCAAGTAGGGCAGCACTGTGATGCTGTGCTTTTCACGTGAAATGGCCTGTTGAAGAGCACTTACTAGAGTAAGTCTGAAGCGCTGATCACATTCCTGGTAACTCTTCTGGGCCAATTCTTCAAAAAAAAGGGGATGTTACTGACGTGCTCTatgcaaaagaaagaaaaataaataaatagaaaaggaAGACCAATTAAACGgagtaaaaaaaatatgaaatggcGGTAGCCTGCAAATGGTAAGCAAGTATTGATACTAGGTTCACATGGAAACCTTTTACTGTAGGTAGCTCTTTTGAGCAGCGGTTACAAATATCTACTATAATGAGAGAATTGTTACTACAAACCATTTCGcagttgtttttattttatcaaatcctGTGGGATCTCATAAACTTTATTAAAAGAATGAGTTGcaatgtttttctttttggCAGAATCTTCTCCTGTTTGTGAATCCATTTCTCTTTCTGCTTTGGATCAGTGTTGTATTACcattgagattttaaatgttcttACTTGTGAGTTTGACCACTTTTccaattttgataaattattgtAAATCATGTACTTCAAAACGAAGCCGCGGAGAGAGTAATCTGTTTTGAATCCgtagtaaatttttattatttggtgttgaaaattttagtttataaaGTTCGGTCGTTACAATGACGTGTCAAGGGTAAACGACTTGAAGCAAATAAAAGCACATACACCTACAATATCAGGAAAGAAAGCCATGGCGCATCAGAGAATTGGAAACACAATTTGATACCAAAACAAAATTTCATGTGATTTTGAAATGACTCGACGCCTACTTAATACCATAAAAGGGCAGAATGGATTGTACGAAGAGGATAACCACAGTGTGCTCCTAAAGTTAAATTTGAAGTTACCTGAAAGGTGAATGTGCACCTTTGATCACCAGATAGCGAGTCAATTCAGTTTCACTTCGTTCTATAATATAGCTTATCACCCACCTCAGTCTTATGAACAAAGAGATTCTAGCTTGTATCATGGTTTGCAAACTCAAATCCAAATGGTCGTTTCAAATTGAGTCCATctataaataaacaaacaagagtGTATTCCTGTTGTTCTCAAGGCAATTGGAACAGCAATCTCAATGATAGGACAAATCATTTATGAGCCTTAGGCCTACAATCATCTGCATGATCCCTGTATATAAAATCTAAATTACTATAATATTAAGATATCATGAGATCTTAGTAACAAATATGTGCTTGACAGTGTAAGAATTGGTCTTAAAAATAGCAAATCACTTCGCTTACGAATACTAATTCATATATGTATCTCACTGCTTACTCCCAGGTTTGATGAGCACATACAGATCAACTATTCTGTTATATCATCACTGAGAAAATCAAGACCATCATCATCAGTGGTTATGCCTCCAGCAGCGGCATTAACCTCCAAAGGTTCAACCATACCATCCAATGACACCATCTCTGCAGGTCTCTTTGCTTCGTGGTTATGCTCATCAATTTCATCTCCATAAAACTGTTCCATCTCACCACAAGGGATCTCCTAGAACACGACAAGTAATCGTGAATTTTCCCAGTTTTTCAATGATTTAACTTAAAATCCAAGGAACCTTgcaagatttaaaaaataacgaAGACAGCacttgttgaaaaaaaaaaagcatttagGAATATAAATACCTCATTTTCCTGTATGGCTTGTTTCTCTGCCTCTACAAGCCAGTCACCTAGTATGCTTTCGATCATGAAACTGTCAAAGGAGATCAAATCACCAGACTTTCTTTCCAACTGCCGTTCTCGTAAACGCAAATTGTAGTGAATATAGGTGAGCTCATTCCATCTCTTTCGAGACATACAGTTATGTCTCTTGCTATGAACTTGGTCATATGTACTCCAAGTATGTTCTAATCCAATAGATGAGCATGTCTGGCTCAGTATGCGTATAGCAATTAGTTGAAGCTCTAAGCAACTTATTCCATGTTGTTGCCACCAAGCAGCTAGTAGTATGaaacaatatttattttacattagCTCTTTACAGTCAGTCACCAGATTGAATTCGAATTTAtgactattttttaaataaataaataatgtgtAAGCACCTTACTCCATTACCTGGATCAAGTTCTATTCTAGTACTTATGGCCAAATCAGTTCCAAAATCAGCTTTAGCGGATACAAAATCAGGAATCTGTGCATCAGATCGCAGGATCAACAGATATGAGAAAGCATGATAAATATCAATGTATAGGcaaattaaaataactttttttattgCTTCTGTGTCAGAATTTAGTGCAGCTCAATTGACCATTCCACTTTGAAACGTAGAGAATGCAAATAAACTCCTAGCATCATCCTGACCCTACTTATGACAGAGTACCCCAACAGAAGACAGAAGACCACGCTACCTGCGTGGATGCAGAAATTCTTTTTCTGTTGTCGACTTCCAGCCGCACAATGCATTCATTTAGACCACGAATAATCTCAGGATTCTACAGAAAAGAAAtaggataaaattaaaaacgaGCATTACAGAGAAGTTGAAACTCAGTGTGGAGGCAACTGTTCCTCGTACCATTATGAAATCTGGACGATAACGGCAAGATGGATTGAGAAAGTAAGCAGCCACATAGAGAGGATGGTGAAAAAGTAAGTTCCAGTGGATGTCAAATACACTCCAGAAAGGCCCATATTTTCGTGCATCATCCCCATGGATTGCTTTAATTGCAAGCTTAGCTCTACACATGTCATTATATATAAATGGCATTGATCGGCTTTCATCACTATCTACCTTTTGAAGAACCTGAGCAATTGGCTCCAAAGATTTTTTCACACACTGCATCTTCTTCCAAAATGTGGCACTTACGACTATTTGCTCTACTTCTTTACCCTCAATTGTTGTGGCCAATTGGGATGAAACCCATTTGTTTGACTGGAACATTCTTTTAAGGGTATTTCTTTGATCCAACAAACTTTCTATGGTTAAAAAGGTAGTGCAAAACTTTGTACCAGCTGGCCTAAGAAGTTCTTGTCCCTTTAGGTATTCTTTCTTCATAAGAGTCATAAGCCATGTACTTTTATAAACAAACCTTGTCACCTTTTTAGCCTTATTTATGCACTCTCCTACCCATTTTATACTCAGAAAGTCCTCAAGCATTCCATCAATGCAATGTACAGCACATGGTGTCCAAAATAAATgtcttcttttctcttcaagCATCTTCCCAGCAGTCCTAAAACTAGTTGTGTTCTTAGTGATTACCTGCAATGGGAAGCAAGAAGAAAACAGCTTATTAGAAATTGGTAGAGTCAAAGGATATCCTGCAGGAACAGAATCAAAGGTAAAAAAAACTCACCTGAACGACATTTTCTTCACCAATTTCTTCTACCACCTTGTCCAACAATTTGAAAAGGCTTACAGCATCTTCTACGATATCAGTGACATCAAAGGAAGAAACAAAATATAAACCTCGAGGACAAGAGAccaaaaagttaattaatacCCTACCATGGAGATCATTCCAACTATCAGCCATAACAGAACAGCCCGTAATTGCCCAAGAAGCTTTCAATTCCACTAAATATTCTTTGATGTTAGTGATCTCTTCCTGAAGAAACCGGCCAGATATCAGTTGGCTTGAAGGACCTTGTAGACCTTGTCCATGTTGGCCAACTAACTCCAGCATTTTGTGAAAATATGGGGAGTTTGCTGCATTAGAAGGGATTCCAGCATGATGAAAGAATTTGCAGATAGCAGATATCATTTCTTTACGAgcttttttctccttttcttttacgTGCTTGTAGTGTGGTGATGCCTGGCTTTTAAGAGACTTCAAAAACACTGAATCTAGTCTTGATTTCTTCAGTAGCGGTTCAGTGCTGTTGCCACTGCAAGCAGGGGACCTCCCCTTTTTACTATTTCTGACATCATTATCAGAAACTTTATCATCAATAGCCAGTACATCCTTACTTATACACTGCACCAGTCCTCCCTCCTGCTCTTCCTCTTCATCCACATTATTTGGATGCATGTAGATAGTGGAAATCTCCTTTGTATTGGGTTTCCAATTCCTTCTGCCACTACGATGCCATTTCATGTTTTCCTTGATTTTAAGATACACTTCTTCAGGAGCCTTATCACAGTAGGTAACTTCTCCAGGGATTCTAGCTAGATGCTGTTTGAATCGGTTTATACCACCACTAATTACTTTTTCACAGTAATTGCATTTtacccttttcttcttttcatcttgAGCAACACAATGTTCCCAGCCTGGGTCCACATATCCTAGTGATCTGAGAGGAGCAGATCCTACAATTAAGTCCTTATCAACCATCACTTTCTTGCCTTTCTCTTTGTAGTTACTAGGACCTTCCTCCATATCATCACATTCATCAGGGTGGAAAGTCAGAGGTGCCTGTTTATATTCAGATTGTCTTCGTTTTTGACCAGAGCGGCATCCTTCTAgattttttctcatattgaagCATGCTTCCTCAGGAACCTTATCACAGTGAGTGACTTCACCAGATATTCCAGCTAAATGTTGCTTCAACCTGAATATTCCACCGCTAACTATTTTGCCACAATAGTTGCATTTcaccttcttttttctttcatctTGAGCAATGCCATGCTCCCACCCAGGATCAACATATCCTGCAGACCGAAGTGGGGCCATCCCTTGAATCATTTGGCAATTAGCAGCAATAACTTTTTAGCCTTCAGCTGTCATGATAAAAGACAAATACAACAGatgaaaaataaatgtaaaaattaagAAGGGGGCAATTTGCACACCAACAAGCATTAGCTAACATAAGGGGGAAAGTTTAGTAACAGAGTGTACCTCTTTGACACACTGGAAGTCCTTCCCCAATGCAACACTCCTGTTGCATGACCCCCAAAGATAGATATCAACAGCTGAACAGGAAACAGAATCAGGTAGCTGGTTTGACAATCTATTTTTAAAagcttaaaatataaataagttaAATATCTTAAGCATCGAAATCAGATTGGAAATTCTCCTTGGTCTATCTCATAACATTTGTAGAGAGGAGAAAATTACCGGACAGAAGGTAAGTGTAAGATTCTGAGGTCTGCAGTAAAAATGCACATAGTGAGGTTAGACACATTGAATGGCAGTACAAGATACAAGAATATCCTGTGCCAAAAAACAGTTTGCTGTAGAAAGGATAAGTATAATCAGCTCCACCATTATTACAGTACAAAGTAACTGTACCAAATGCGGAAATTCTTGTTGTTGCTAAGTCTCTAGGTTCCTTATTTTTGAAACCAGTGCCAACAACGCGGGCACATGAAGAATAAACAAGTATTGTACATTATGTGTAAACAACTAGTAGCAGATGCATGAATGACATCTTATTCATCTAATTTAGGATCTGACACTTGCCAGCCAACAATAAATACATGATATCAATAGGAAATGTAAATAAAGAGTGCCATTAACAAGCAAGCTGAGACAGA
The Manihot esculenta cultivar AM560-2 chromosome 1, M.esculenta_v8, whole genome shotgun sequence genome window above contains:
- the LOC110613659 gene encoding uncharacterized protein LOC110613659 — its product is MFGDVTGGVNFGVTSTGAAPPGTSAKAAQAQVRRGGGDGAEAQYVSAKTSVWWDIENCQVPKGCDPHAIAQNISSALVNMNYCGPVSISAYGDTNRIPQSVQHALSSTGIALNHVPAGVKDASDKKILVDMLFWAVDNPAPANYLLISGDRDFSNCLHQLRMRRYNILLAQPQQASAPLTAAAKTVWLWTSLAAGGPPVTSGESSQLANVSSKCVAITSQSRYPEPIQLSSESLSLGTPNSNANIRVGDTISKGKYFHNALNQPAISRTLSSGVIQETKSNSYTYQPEFTQTKQFKKAPHEFFRGGGSVVTATMSAPNFFPGNSDPAGNNGSSTISGGQNPYSQFVRPNNSMQIHASPHGNFSMNPKPDGIRPVASFTNTPDIGKLGISERQVAPNFHLQAVEELKKGSLESHNFGTLNAPNKGHPTHNNQMNKWHPRGPGFPLLPSSPVVGNTTFSTDIWGAQGRPSPSDYVQGLIGIILLALDTLKAEKVMPTEANITDCIRFGELKHQNTDVRKALDSAIEQNMVVEQRLGTLQLYVGKNERLWKCVNTTGGNPNQYPKGTWDKIQKFLTSSAGRSAILASHCRYEAALILKKACLEEYALGDVLQILNMLSSPKKWIMHHPSGWQPIAITLKD
- the LOC110613649 gene encoding uncharacterized protein LOC110613649 — encoded protein: MIQGMAPLRSAGYVDPGWEHGIAQDERKKKVKCNYCGKIVSGGIFRLKQHLAGISGEVTHCDKVPEEACFNMRKNLEGCRSGQKRRQSEYKQAPLTFHPDECDDMEEGPSNYKEKGKKVMVDKDLIVGSAPLRSLGYVDPGWEHCVAQDEKKKRVKCNYCEKVISGGINRFKQHLARIPGEVTYCDKAPEEVYLKIKENMKWHRSGRRNWKPNTKEISTIYMHPNNVDEEEEQEGGLVQCISKDVLAIDDKVSDNDVRNSKKGRSPACSGNSTEPLLKKSRLDSVFLKSLKSQASPHYKHVKEKEKKARKEMISAICKFFHHAGIPSNAANSPYFHKMLELVGQHGQGLQGPSSQLISGRFLQEEITNIKEYLVELKASWAITGCSVMADSWNDLHGRVLINFLVSCPRGLYFVSSFDVTDIVEDAVSLFKLLDKVVEEIGEENVVQVITKNTTSFRTAGKMLEEKRRHLFWTPCAVHCIDGMLEDFLSIKWVGECINKAKKVTRFVYKSTWLMTLMKKEYLKGQELLRPAGTKFCTTFLTIESLLDQRNTLKRMFQSNKWVSSQLATTIEGKEVEQIVVSATFWKKMQCVKKSLEPIAQVLQKVDSDESRSMPFIYNDMCRAKLAIKAIHGDDARKYGPFWSVFDIHWNLLFHHPLYVAAYFLNPSCRYRPDFIMNPEIIRGLNECIVRLEVDNRKRISASTQIPDFVSAKADFGTDLAISTRIELDPAAWWQQHGISCLELQLIAIRILSQTCSSIGLEHTWSTYDQVHSKRHNCMSRKRWNELTYIHYNLRLRERQLERKSGDLISFDSFMIESILGDWLVEAEKQAIQENEEIPCGEMEQFYGDEIDEHNHEAKRPAEMVSLDGMVEPLEVNAAAGGITTDDDGLDFLSDDITE